The window AATGAAGCTTCATTTATTTGAGATTTCACAAATCAAAGACGAAATTTATGTTTTAGGAACAAAAGAAAGTTCTAGAAAAAATAACGAGCGAAGAGTTTGAGAGAGAGACAAAGAGTCCAAAATGAGACTTAAAAGTTAATTCGATACAGTAAAAGAAAAGGTGAAGCAAATCAATAGATGTACTAATAGAACTGTAGTGAGATAGAAAATAACAATTTTGCCCTTGGTCGACTTCTCTTTTCTATATAATAGAATTTGTAAAATTTGAGTTTTACTTTTGCAAATTAGAGTTTAAAAAGCGCCTCAAACAAACAGAAGTGTAAAATAAATTTTGCCGACTTCCGTATTTGCAGCTGTCTTTCGGATATTTTGAGAATTGGGTGTTAGGGACTGTTTCCTACTCAATACATAAACATCTGTCATCACCTAAACAGATTAGAAACCAACTGTTAGATTCCGCCAGCCATGGCTACATCTCTGAGCACACCAAAGCTCAGCACTACTCTTTCTTCTCCAACTCTCCACTCTCTACTCTACAAACACAAATTCTCTCTTCTGTCACTCTCTAACCCAATTAAGCCTCTCCACTTCAATTTTCTCACCCACTCCCGTAGTACCCCATCATCATTATCCTGTACCCGCCGCCGTTTCACCGCCCCACGCGCCGAGTCCTCCAATGGCGCTGACGCTCCTCGCCACTACGACTTTGACTTATTCACCATCGGTGCTGGTAGCGGTGGTGTTAGGGCTTCTCGTTTTGCGTCTAATTTTGGGGCTTCTGTTGCTGTTTGTGAGCTCCCTTTCTCCACTATTTCTTCTGATTCCACTGGTGGCGTTGGTGGCACGTGAGTTTCTTAGTTTTACTTTACCCTTTAAACCTGGTAGTATAAATTTGCTATCTTTAGTTTTGAGCTTACTTTGTTATATGGGGAAGTATGTCTAGGAAAATTTAAAATGCCTAATTATAGTGTAGTAGATAAGGTAGGGTGATTAAGTACTAGCCTGTCCAGGTCCAGCCCAATTGTGCTTTGAGCTAAATATAATACTATTGTTTAATGATATTGGTGGCAATGTTTCTGAATTGGTCGAACTGGGTGAGCTGTGTGATTCCCAATTGAAGTCAGAGGATTAATTTGAGTAGGACACTTAAAAAATGCAGCCGGGTGTGTGACTGTGTGTTGGTTCATCCAAAAGTAATGcattttggaggatccgacacgggtatGACAACCATTTTAGAGAGTCGAAGCAACATAGACTCTACAATGGGTTCCAGCCTTCCAGGATCACTTCATGAATATGGGTTCACAGAATCACTTCATGAAGGTCCTACACAAGTCATGCATATTGCCCTAGGGAGAGTGAGGTTGTTTTCGGGAAACTAGACTATGATTGGCATGAATTTTAGATTAATAGTATGTAAAGAAAGGTTGTAAATGCCTGTGATGTGAAGGAAGTCGTAAAGAAATGGAACGTAAAGACTACTTGAAAGAATATATGTGTTGCACTTGCATGCATGTTTGATGATGCATGACCTCCATTCTACATGCGAAAGGTCCAATTTATAACTTTGGGGTAGCCTTTATGGGGCTTGTTGAAGACatgtaattaaataaataaaagtatgcTCGTTAACAATTTAAACTTGGTATCAGAATAGGCAGGGGTTGTGGTTTCGAGTCTTATCGTCACCCATATTCTTTTCAGGTACTTGGCTCATAAAAACATAATTAAGGCCGCACGTGATGGGGCATGTTGAATCAATATGATTAAGTAACTAAAAGTGTGTTCTCTCTAACAACTTAAGCTTTTacaagatataatcacaaaattCAACTTAAACAACTTCGTATTGTGCTCCGGATTGTTCTTTAAAAGCTCAGCGTGTTCCAGTTAATATTGTAGTAGTTGGTTGTCTCTGTTTCACGTTGGCTAACCGCCTTAACACCACGTTGGCTAACTGCCTTCACCTTCAACCAAAGTTTCTTGCCCCATTCTCTATGGAGAGGCGGTTACTTGATCAAGTCATCATATAGTAACACCATGTATGACTTGATCATGCAGATTTTTCTTTCTTATCCAATCCTTTGAGATGGATATTGGAATTAGTCCATTTAGGCCAAGTTGTCACGAACAATTCCATCCATAGGGTCATGGCCCAAATTAAGCAGGCGAAGAAGAGATCCAAATTATTCTTAGCCAAATTAAGCAGGCGAAGAAGAGACCCAAATTATTCTTAATCTCAGATTTTTTGTGTTAACAGATGGaagtgatttaaaggaaaatcaaGAAACTGTCTTTATAGTGGAGTTGAGATGATAATATTGTTTAATTTTGAAGGGTGAATGAGTAGCCCATTCCCGAGAAGAATGATGGAGTTCGATGGTCAAATATTTTGGTGTGAAGTTGAGACCCATGCTTCAGTTTATAAATGAAATCCACATATTTAGAACTGCGTAAAAGTGCTTTAAGTCAATATATTAAAATATCTAAATAATTTTTAGAGAACCGTTATTAAAGAATTGTTTGATTCCCTAAACACTACTCCCTCCTTTTCATTTTATATAAAGGTATTTGACTAGATATGTAGTTTAATATATTAGTTTGACTTATCTATTATATTTGTGACTTTGTAAAAAACTATTATAATAATGGTTGAAAAGTTATAGTTTAATAGAGAAAACATCAGATCAAATTATAAAATCAGAACAATTTAATATATCTGAATTCTTGATAATTGTGGAAGTTGTACAGAAATAGAATGGTGTCAAGCATTTTGGAACATCCCATAATGAAAAGAACGTCATAAAAATTAGAATGAAGGGAGTATTAGTTTCATGTAAAGTGTAACATAGACACTATTGTTTCTATTTAATGGAATGATTTTCTTTGTTTCTCTAATAAAGGTGTGTACTTCGTGGATGCGTACCCAAGAAATTACTCGTGTACGCGTCAAAATATTCTCATGAGTTTGAGGAAAGTTGTGGTTTTGGATGGAACTATGATGTGGAACCTAGATTTGATTGGAGCACCCTCATTGCCAATAAAAATGCCGAGTTGCAGCGCCTCACGGGTATTTACAAGAATATTCTGAAGAATGCTGGTGTCACTCTGATTGAAGGGAGAGGAAAGGTTGGGAAATGTATAATTTTATTATCATGCTCCGTAAGGCTTCAAGTTAAAGCATATTGCCTTTTATTTGACTGTACTTTCAGGTTGTGGATCCTCATACGGTGGATGTGGATGGAAAACTCTACTCGGCTAAGAACATACTGATTTCAGTTGGGGGACGCCCATTTATCCCAGACATTCCTGGTAGCGAATATGCTATAGATTCCGATGCTGCCCTTGATTTGCCAACGAAGCCTAACAAAATTGCCATTGTCGGAGGCGGTTACATTGCACTTGAATTTGCTGGAATCTTCAATGGCTTGAAAAGTGAGGTCCATGTTTTTATAAGACAAAAGAAGGTTTTGAGAGGATTTGATGAAGAAGTGAGTCATTTATCCCTAACATGCACAGGAGTTTTTCTTGAGTAATTTCCTTCATAACCCAAAATCTTGATGATGCACTCAAATTCTTTGATATATACAGATTAGGGATTTTGTTGGTGAACAGATGTCACTGAGAGGAATTGAGTTCCATACTGAGGAGTCGCCTCAGGCTATTGTAAAGTCAGCGGATGGCTCACTGTCTTTAAAGACTAGCAGAGGAACAGTTGAAGGTTTCTCTCATATCATGTTTGCAACGGGAAGAAGACCTAATACAAAGGTTTGTTCTGCTTTCCCGTTGCTAGCTTATCTCTGATAGACCTAATAGGGTAAGGTAGTTCATAGCTAAGGGATTCTTGCTCAATACAAACCTGGATTAAATCCTTGTGGAGGAACGATGATTTCTCCTCAAAGTCAACCACTTCCTATCCCCTCAAAACCGACAATACTATCACGCAACCCCAAGCTTCCTTGTGCCTGTGAAAGCTTGCTCTAATTGCTTTTAATGCAGTGAAGTTCTCAGATGAGAAAAAGTTCTTTTTAGCACCCTTCTTTTGGGCTCTCCCGC is drawn from Nicotiana tabacum cultivar K326 chromosome 22, ASM71507v2, whole genome shotgun sequence and contains these coding sequences:
- the LOC107767974 gene encoding glutathione reductase, chloroplastic, producing MATSLSTPKLSTTLSSPTLHSLLYKHKFSLLSLSNPIKPLHFNFLTHSRSTPSSLSCTRRRFTAPRAESSNGADAPRHYDFDLFTIGAGSGGVRASRFASNFGASVAVCELPFSTISSDSTGGVGGTCVLRGCVPKKLLVYASKYSHEFEESCGFGWNYDVEPRFDWSTLIANKNAELQRLTGIYKNILKNAGVTLIEGRGKVVDPHTVDVDGKLYSAKNILISVGGRPFIPDIPGSEYAIDSDAALDLPTKPNKIAIVGGGYIALEFAGIFNGLKSEVHVFIRQKKVLRGFDEEIRDFVGEQMSLRGIEFHTEESPQAIVKSADGSLSLKTSRGTVEGFSHIMFATGRRPNTKNLGLETVGVKMTKNGAIEVDEYSRTSVPSIWAVGDVTDRINLTPVALMEGGALAKTIFAHEPTKPDYRNVPAAVFSQPPIGQVGLMEEQAIKEFGDVDVYTANFRPLKATISGLPDRVFMKLIVCAKTSKVLGLHMCGDDAPEIVQGFAIAVKAGLTKADFDATVGIHPTSAEEFVTMRTPTRKVRSSPSEGKAEHDIKAAAGV